One window of the Granulicella arctica genome contains the following:
- a CDS encoding class I SAM-dependent methyltransferase, whose amino-acid sequence MPPPSQSGPRLAPKSAQRPRDLLVATDQPIHPFDLAHGVDTSGLVPAKNLVTGHPNDEHVTAYYGVAPSILRALVAEWRATPPPEPIAKYTFVDIGAGKGRAMLVASELPFRQVVGIELNPAMAAIARQNLDHWLTSHVTDPTAPQLAPIDLLEQDALEFELPRTPTLLFLFHPFEAPVLRALLRRIETQFANRPGELDLLYVNAECAIVLDRNPGFKRLWVGAVRMSREDHAADVAAIAMQKEYGSTGDEECAIYRYVGRSGTTS is encoded by the coding sequence ATGCCTCCTCCCTCTCAAAGCGGACCACGTCTCGCGCCCAAATCAGCCCAGCGCCCGAGAGATCTGCTGGTCGCTACCGACCAGCCGATTCACCCCTTCGACCTTGCTCATGGAGTCGACACAAGCGGCCTTGTTCCGGCCAAGAATCTGGTGACGGGTCATCCGAACGACGAGCATGTAACGGCCTATTACGGCGTTGCGCCGAGCATTTTGCGGGCTCTCGTCGCTGAATGGCGCGCGACGCCGCCACCTGAGCCGATCGCGAAGTACACGTTTGTGGATATTGGCGCGGGCAAGGGCCGCGCCATGCTGGTTGCCAGTGAACTGCCCTTTCGGCAGGTCGTTGGAATCGAACTGAATCCCGCGATGGCGGCGATTGCACGACAGAATCTCGATCATTGGCTTACGAGTCACGTCACCGACCCGACTGCGCCACAACTTGCACCGATCGATCTGCTTGAGCAGGATGCTCTTGAGTTCGAGCTTCCGCGTACCCCAACGCTTCTCTTCCTCTTTCACCCCTTCGAGGCCCCTGTGCTCCGGGCGCTGCTTCGGCGCATCGAGACGCAGTTTGCCAATCGTCCTGGCGAGTTAGACCTGCTCTACGTCAATGCGGAGTGTGCGATCGTTCTGGACCGGAACCCAGGCTTCAAACGTCTGTGGGTGGGTGCTGTCCGTATGTCGCGGGAGGATCATGCTGCCGATGTTGCAGCGATTGCGATGCAGAAGGAGTACGGCTCCACAGGCGATGAGGAGTGCGCGATCTATCGCTACGTCGGGCGGTCTGGGACGACCTCCTAG
- a CDS encoding SDR family oxidoreductase translates to MDTASTSISGTEQRTALVVGSTGITGRNLAAHLSSNGWKVYGLARNPGTSPDILPVAADLLKPSSLRDALSGIKVSHVFFCTWLRQETETENVKVNGAMIENLFAALEGTSQLTHAALVTGTKQYRGPFEAYGQTSAETPFREDTPRLPGENFYYTQEDVLFAAAKRGGFGWSVHRPHSMIGYALGNAMNMGVTLAVYASICRETGQPFIFPGSHLQWNALTDVTDALLLAQHLEWASTAPQARDQAFNVVNGDIFRWRWLWPQLAAYFGVEASGPPEPISPLAPRMAGAGSIWKTMAAKYGLAEPNVDKLASWWHTDGDLGRELECVNDMSKSRKLGFEIYQDTPTSFTSLFDRLRRDRIIPSFD, encoded by the coding sequence ATGGATACCGCATCAACCAGCATCTCGGGTACGGAGCAACGCACCGCCTTAGTCGTCGGATCGACTGGCATTACTGGCAGAAACCTTGCTGCACATCTTTCGTCCAACGGCTGGAAGGTCTACGGGCTTGCCCGTAACCCCGGCACATCCCCCGATATTCTCCCCGTAGCCGCTGACCTGCTGAAGCCGAGTTCTCTTCGTGACGCGCTAAGCGGCATCAAGGTGTCGCACGTCTTCTTTTGTACCTGGCTGCGGCAGGAGACCGAAACGGAGAACGTTAAGGTAAACGGCGCAATGATCGAGAACCTCTTCGCTGCACTGGAAGGTACAAGCCAGCTTACCCATGCGGCTCTCGTCACAGGGACGAAACAGTATCGCGGACCCTTCGAGGCCTACGGGCAAACGTCAGCGGAGACGCCTTTCCGCGAAGACACGCCGCGTCTGCCCGGTGAGAACTTTTATTACACCCAGGAAGATGTCCTCTTCGCGGCTGCAAAGCGCGGCGGGTTTGGATGGAGCGTTCACCGGCCGCACAGCATGATCGGCTATGCACTCGGCAATGCGATGAACATGGGTGTCACACTTGCAGTGTATGCGTCGATCTGCCGCGAGACTGGTCAGCCCTTCATCTTCCCCGGCTCTCATCTGCAATGGAACGCGTTGACCGACGTCACGGACGCACTACTGCTTGCGCAGCATCTTGAGTGGGCTTCGACCGCTCCGCAGGCCCGCGATCAGGCTTTCAATGTGGTCAACGGCGACATATTCCGCTGGCGCTGGCTGTGGCCGCAGCTTGCCGCTTACTTTGGGGTGGAGGCGTCAGGGCCACCGGAACCCATCTCACCGCTCGCCCCGCGTATGGCCGGTGCAGGTTCTATCTGGAAGACGATGGCAGCGAAGTATGGTCTTGCCGAGCCGAATGTCGACAAGCTTGCATCGTGGTGGCATACCGACGGAGATCTGGGGCGCGAGCTTGAATGCGTGAACGATATGAGCAAGAGCAGAAAGCTCGGATTTGAGATCTATCAGGACACGCCGACATCCTTTACCAGCCTCTTCGACCGGCTCAGGCGCGACCGCATCATCCCATCCTTCGACTAG
- a CDS encoding penicillin-binding transpeptidase domain-containing protein, with translation MGTPLFASTHRAPVRAKSVHAAARPVGRTKATAAHGKVSRARGSKVVVTVRGARGRRGGRAVLAVRRTRYSERFSASSFAENADNLTLGDVTAGEDPTVRAAAIQALGNMNGTALAIDPSSGRILAMVNQKLALSSGAEPCSTIKLTVALAALEEGLIKRDTPVSLGGGYRVDLTYALAKSINPFFEVLGRTLGFERVKHYANEFGLGELAGYQIQGEQLGIYPDQELPQKMGGVGRMCSFGESISMTPLQLGAIVSAIANGGTLYYLQHPETQEQVASFNPKVKRILNIAPILPEIIPGMAGAVNNGTARSLKANFSEFPVMGKTGTCSNNGTRFGWFGSYAETPTGRIVTVIFLEGGRPTFGPKAAELTGQFYRALYDKSYFTPKVQTVALNGTR, from the coding sequence ATGGGTACACCGTTGTTTGCTTCGACTCATCGGGCTCCCGTGCGGGCGAAGTCAGTACATGCTGCCGCCAGACCTGTGGGACGAACAAAGGCCACGGCAGCGCATGGGAAAGTAAGCCGCGCCCGAGGCTCGAAGGTCGTGGTCACGGTACGCGGTGCGCGGGGCAGACGGGGCGGACGAGCTGTTCTTGCGGTTCGCCGTACACGCTATTCGGAACGCTTTTCAGCAAGCTCCTTCGCAGAGAACGCGGACAACCTGACACTGGGCGATGTTACCGCTGGAGAAGATCCGACCGTACGTGCAGCAGCCATTCAGGCTCTCGGAAACATGAACGGCACGGCTCTCGCAATCGATCCATCGAGCGGGCGCATTCTCGCGATGGTAAATCAGAAGCTCGCACTCTCAAGCGGGGCAGAACCTTGCTCGACTATCAAGCTGACCGTCGCTTTGGCTGCGCTTGAAGAAGGCCTGATCAAGAGGGACACTCCAGTAAGCCTTGGTGGCGGATATCGGGTCGACCTGACTTACGCACTTGCTAAATCGATCAATCCTTTCTTTGAGGTCCTGGGCCGTACGCTTGGCTTCGAGCGCGTGAAGCACTACGCGAATGAGTTTGGCCTCGGCGAACTCGCCGGCTATCAGATTCAGGGCGAACAACTCGGCATTTATCCCGACCAGGAACTACCGCAGAAGATGGGCGGCGTAGGACGGATGTGCTCATTTGGCGAGAGCATCTCGATGACGCCTCTGCAACTCGGCGCAATCGTCTCGGCCATCGCGAACGGTGGCACGTTGTACTATCTGCAGCATCCTGAGACGCAGGAGCAGGTTGCAAGCTTCAACCCGAAGGTAAAGCGCATCCTGAACATTGCGCCGATCCTCCCGGAGATCATCCCTGGCATGGCTGGCGCCGTAAATAATGGAACGGCCCGTTCCCTCAAAGCCAACTTCAGCGAATTTCCCGTGATGGGGAAGACGGGTACATGCTCGAACAACGGGACCCGGTTCGGCTGGTTCGGTTCCTATGCCGAGACGCCGACTGGTCGTATCGTTACGGTGATTTTTCTCGAAGGTGGACGACCAACCTTTGGACCAAAAGCCGCTGAACTGACTGGGCAGTTCTATCGCGCTCTCTACGATAAGAGCTACTTCACGCCCAAGGTTCAGACAGTCGCACTGAACGGCACGCGCTAA
- a CDS encoding cell division protein FtsQ/DivIB: protein MLDEPEQDYAPSSSRSGAPRRASSRTPANPRHDYGEDFAGEYDGARPPDESRPRQRSLKLKVRTRVPQSLAGRIATGLALLLILGTGIALLMLTRTFLLHDSRFMIHSRSAIEIQGNKHLTQAQLLDIFGDDIDRNIFRVSLTDRQAELEALPWVQHATLMRLLPGRLRVSVVERIPVAFVRQGSHIGLVDGNGVLLDMAPSGTAAQTEPHYSFPVVSGLSANDPASTRAARMKIYERFRSDLDSSGEKVSEVLSDVDLSNPEDVKALIPANSSEILVHFGDDHFLERYRRFQEHLPTWHTQYPNLASVDMRYEREVVLDMAGSAAAKADVVTNVKPATPTVKPVAAVPHPAIVRGIKKAPVKPTVHPLVKASSHKPVGAPKAKPHAAAPVSKPVVKPATPAAAIPVASAPQPAASSASAAARSGYLAKPAAGKPAISTVPSHAPQVPSR from the coding sequence ATGCTGGATGAGCCGGAGCAGGACTACGCTCCATCATCCTCGCGGTCCGGCGCTCCCCGGCGGGCCTCATCGAGGACGCCAGCGAATCCGCGCCACGACTATGGTGAGGACTTCGCAGGCGAGTATGACGGTGCTCGTCCGCCGGACGAGAGTCGCCCACGCCAGCGAAGCCTGAAGCTGAAGGTACGTACGCGTGTGCCCCAGAGCCTTGCTGGCCGCATCGCCACAGGTCTGGCTCTCCTGCTCATTCTGGGGACCGGGATCGCGCTGCTGATGCTGACCCGCACCTTCCTGCTCCACGACAGCCGCTTCATGATTCACTCGCGCTCGGCCATCGAGATTCAGGGCAACAAGCACCTGACGCAGGCCCAACTGCTCGATATCTTTGGCGATGATATTGATCGAAACATCTTTCGTGTCTCCCTCACAGATCGGCAGGCAGAGCTGGAAGCTTTGCCGTGGGTGCAGCACGCGACGTTGATGCGGCTACTTCCAGGCCGTCTTCGTGTTTCGGTTGTTGAGCGCATTCCGGTAGCTTTTGTCCGGCAGGGCAGCCACATTGGCCTGGTGGATGGGAATGGTGTGCTGCTCGACATGGCACCCTCCGGGACAGCGGCCCAGACCGAACCCCACTACTCGTTTCCGGTTGTGAGCGGCTTGTCCGCCAACGACCCGGCGTCTACACGCGCGGCGAGGATGAAGATCTACGAGCGGTTCCGGTCAGACCTGGATTCGTCGGGCGAGAAGGTCTCCGAAGTGTTGAGCGATGTTGACCTCTCGAATCCTGAAGATGTGAAGGCACTGATCCCGGCAAACTCTTCCGAGATCCTGGTGCACTTCGGTGACGATCACTTCCTTGAGCGCTATCGTCGCTTTCAGGAACATCTGCCTACATGGCATACACAGTATCCAAATCTTGCCTCCGTGGATATGCGCTACGAGCGAGAGGTGGTGCTGGACATGGCAGGCTCCGCCGCCGCAAAGGCTGATGTGGTAACTAACGTGAAACCGGCGACGCCAACGGTAAAACCGGTCGCCGCAGTACCTCATCCTGCTATCGTGCGCGGGATTAAAAAAGCGCCAGTGAAGCCGACGGTTCATCCTCTGGTGAAAGCATCGTCGCACAAGCCGGTAGGAGCGCCCAAAGCAAAGCCTCATGCGGCTGCACCGGTCAGCAAGCCTGTCGTGAAGCCCGCCACACCGGCAGCGGCCATCCCAGTGGCGAGTGCGCCTCAACCTGCGGCTTCGTCTGCCAGCGCTGCAGCCCGCAGCGGTTATCTTGCAAAGCCGGCGGCAGGTAAGCCAGCGATTTCGACTGTTCCATCTCATGCTCCCCAGGTACCCTCGCGATGA
- the ftsA gene encoding cell division protein FtsA, translating into MNQKQTNLITVLDAGSQKSIVLVAELQDGVLRYRGHGIEPSLGMRKGLIAELGPAAEAINRAALTAERIAKEGIETAVVGIGGTHVRGVNSRGGISMGSRMREITREEVKAAVDRARSVALPPDREVLHLLPQEFILDDQAGIHDPMGMVGNKLEVNLHLSTCSGGIAQSVVTCANRAGLEVEDTVYEGLAAAEAVLSPDERELGVCVMDIGASTTELAVFFEGSIAHTAVLPIGGDHFTNDLAVGLHVSVQEAEQLKHVYGNCVVTSVPQLNEIEIGGDLSVSGGQPARMVRQRFLAEILEPRARELFTLLRNNLRDGGVLEALGAGCVLTGGGANLAGLLDNAESLLRVPARIGYPVPLSRMPPELAKPEYSAAIGMLLYTHRTQIRRASEEQGLRAKLKAIFAGSF; encoded by the coding sequence ATGAATCAGAAGCAGACCAACTTAATAACCGTTCTCGATGCCGGCAGCCAGAAGAGCATCGTCCTCGTCGCGGAGTTGCAGGATGGCGTCCTTCGCTATCGCGGCCACGGCATCGAGCCGTCGCTCGGGATGCGCAAGGGACTGATCGCCGAGCTTGGCCCTGCTGCCGAGGCGATCAATCGCGCCGCGCTGACTGCAGAGCGCATCGCCAAAGAGGGAATCGAGACGGCGGTAGTCGGCATTGGCGGCACGCATGTTCGGGGTGTCAACAGCCGGGGCGGCATCAGCATGGGTAGCCGCATGCGCGAGATTACGCGCGAAGAGGTGAAAGCAGCCGTCGACCGCGCGCGGTCCGTTGCCCTGCCTCCTGATCGCGAGGTGCTGCATCTCCTGCCGCAGGAGTTCATTCTTGACGACCAGGCCGGTATTCACGATCCGATGGGCATGGTGGGGAACAAGTTAGAGGTCAATCTGCATCTTTCGACCTGCTCGGGTGGTATTGCCCAGAGTGTGGTGACATGCGCGAATCGAGCCGGGCTCGAAGTCGAAGATACCGTCTACGAAGGGCTGGCCGCAGCCGAGGCAGTTCTTTCGCCCGACGAGCGCGAGCTTGGTGTCTGCGTCATGGACATCGGGGCAAGCACGACGGAGCTAGCAGTTTTCTTCGAAGGATCGATCGCTCATACCGCTGTACTTCCGATTGGTGGCGATCATTTTACGAATGACCTTGCTGTCGGCCTGCATGTAAGCGTGCAGGAGGCCGAGCAGTTGAAGCATGTCTATGGAAACTGCGTTGTCACCTCCGTGCCGCAGCTAAACGAGATTGAGATTGGTGGTGATCTGTCTGTCTCGGGCGGTCAACCGGCACGCATGGTGCGGCAGCGGTTCCTTGCAGAGATTCTTGAGCCACGTGCGCGTGAATTGTTTACCCTGCTCCGCAATAACCTGCGTGATGGTGGGGTTCTCGAAGCGCTGGGTGCTGGTTGCGTGCTTACAGGCGGCGGAGCCAACCTTGCCGGTCTGCTCGACAATGCTGAGAGTCTGCTGCGGGTTCCCGCTCGGATTGGATATCCCGTACCCCTCTCGCGCATGCCGCCTGAGCTTGCAAAGCCGGAGTATTCGGCAGCCATCGGGATGCTGCTATATACCCACCGGACACAGATCCGGCGGGCCAGCGAGGAGCAGGGACTTCGAGCGAAGCTGAAGGCAATCTTTGCCGGCAGCTTCTAG
- the ftsZ gene encoding cell division protein FtsZ: protein MNNLPNDDIRIHYQDEVPNGARIKVIGVGGGGNNAVNRMIAAHLEGVEFIAANTDAQALQVSNASVKLQLGVKLTSGLGAGSNPDIGRRAALEDSDKIIEALEGADMVFVTAGLGGGTGTGAAPVIASLASEMGALTVAVVTRPFAFEGKRRMMQAERGMQELLESVDTLIVIPNEKLLAVAKDAGFFESFRIADDVLRQGVQGISDIITIPGVINRDFADVKTTMAGMGYAVMGTASRAGSNRAVDAAVAAMASPLLEAGAIDGARGILINITGSSSLKLSEVNEASSIIQNAAHEDANIIFGAVLDENMGDEVKITVIATGFRQEELPIRRDRMHAEPAFPGSRQDVPIKRYSIPQPPIARFASETANELDVKPAGSPDPEPAAPEAPAQPEEQQQRVAPPVTDALIPVRASVFDDDFFRSSHELEPPRIRETFSSVPPERSSEPRRVSEHDFRLSVDLQPGVPKSTAPWEPLVAEPVVRNPSFVTANTVEVDQRESDELDIPAFLRRGN, encoded by the coding sequence ATGAACAATCTGCCGAACGACGATATTCGCATCCATTATCAGGATGAGGTCCCAAATGGAGCGCGCATCAAGGTCATTGGCGTCGGTGGTGGCGGTAATAACGCTGTCAATCGCATGATCGCGGCCCATCTCGAAGGCGTAGAGTTTATCGCTGCCAATACAGACGCACAGGCTCTCCAGGTCTCGAACGCATCGGTCAAGCTGCAGCTTGGTGTCAAGCTGACCAGCGGCCTTGGGGCAGGATCAAATCCTGATATTGGCCGCCGCGCTGCCCTGGAAGATTCAGACAAGATTATCGAGGCGCTTGAGGGCGCGGACATGGTCTTCGTGACCGCCGGTCTCGGCGGAGGGACAGGCACAGGAGCCGCTCCCGTGATCGCCTCGCTTGCCAGCGAGATGGGCGCACTCACCGTCGCCGTCGTCACCCGACCGTTCGCATTCGAAGGTAAGCGCCGCATGATGCAGGCTGAGCGAGGCATGCAGGAGTTGCTCGAGTCTGTCGACACGCTCATCGTGATCCCCAATGAGAAACTGCTTGCGGTTGCAAAGGATGCGGGCTTCTTCGAGTCATTTCGGATTGCCGATGACGTGCTGCGGCAGGGCGTTCAAGGTATTTCGGACATCATCACCATTCCTGGCGTCATCAACCGTGACTTCGCCGACGTGAAGACCACAATGGCTGGCATGGGCTACGCCGTGATGGGCACGGCCTCGCGGGCTGGGAGCAACCGTGCGGTCGACGCTGCGGTTGCGGCCATGGCTTCTCCTCTGCTTGAGGCGGGCGCTATCGATGGTGCACGCGGAATCCTGATCAACATCACCGGCTCGAGCAGCCTCAAGCTCAGCGAAGTGAATGAAGCCTCGAGCATCATCCAGAACGCCGCCCACGAGGATGCAAACATCATCTTCGGCGCGGTGCTGGACGAGAACATGGGTGACGAGGTGAAGATCACCGTGATCGCGACGGGTTTCCGTCAGGAAGAGCTGCCGATTCGTCGCGATCGCATGCACGCCGAGCCAGCGTTTCCTGGCAGCCGTCAGGATGTGCCCATCAAGCGGTATTCGATCCCGCAGCCACCCATCGCGCGGTTTGCCAGCGAGACCGCCAATGAGTTGGACGTGAAGCCCGCAGGCTCTCCGGATCCTGAGCCGGCTGCTCCCGAAGCTCCGGCCCAACCTGAAGAACAGCAGCAGCGCGTCGCACCGCCAGTGACGGACGCCCTGATCCCGGTACGTGCTTCTGTCTTCGACGACGACTTCTTTCGCTCCTCCCACGAGCTCGAACCGCCGCGGATACGGGAGACATTCTCATCAGTTCCTCCCGAAAGAAGTTCGGAACCGCGGCGGGTCAGCGAACACGACTTCCGCCTGTCGGTCGATCTCCAGCCCGGAGTGCCAAAGAGCACCGCTCCCTGGGAGCCCCTTGTGGCAGAGCCGGTTGTGAGGAATCCGTCGTTTGTTACCGCGAACACCGTCGAGGTGGACCAGCGGGAGTCCGACGAACTCGATATACCCGCTTTCTTACGTCGCGGCAACTAG
- the murC gene encoding UDP-N-acetylmuramate--L-alanine ligase, whose translation MFVPGHFLLASSQRVHFIGIGGIGMSGIAEILLTMGYPVSGSDLRRSTVTDRLESMGARIFEGHVALNAAASDVVVTSSAVSTTNPEVVEARARKIPVIQRAEMLAELMRLKYGIAVAGMHGKTTTTSMIAAVLAGGGLDPTVVVGGRVNALGSNARLGNSQYLVAEADESDRSFLKLSPILAVITNLDREHMDCYRDMDDVEAAFVEFMDKVPFYGATTACVDNAMLRAVLPRIKRKVYTYGESADADFRLQLLAKEPHCHATFEMNYKGLVLGPFHLHVPGRHNVMNAAAAVAIGIQLGVPPDQIAAGLETFRGVDRRFQQKGIVRGVAVVDDYGHHPTEVLATLQAARECGYKRVHVLFQPHRYTRTRDLMPEFAAAFKDADTVQVLDIYAASESPIPGVDAPALVTAIAATGSTKVAYAPGVGDAVAALVAQAQVGDVILTLGAGSVSHAGGLLLSELGKS comes from the coding sequence ATGTTTGTGCCTGGTCATTTTCTCTTAGCTTCCTCGCAGCGCGTCCACTTCATTGGGATCGGCGGCATTGGAATGAGCGGTATCGCGGAGATACTCCTCACGATGGGTTACCCGGTGTCGGGTTCCGATCTGCGTCGCTCGACGGTTACGGACCGGCTTGAGAGCATGGGCGCGCGCATCTTTGAGGGCCATGTCGCCCTGAATGCTGCGGCGAGCGATGTCGTGGTGACCAGTTCTGCTGTCTCCACAACAAATCCCGAGGTCGTGGAGGCACGTGCGCGCAAGATTCCTGTGATCCAGCGTGCGGAGATGCTCGCCGAATTGATGCGGTTGAAGTACGGAATTGCCGTGGCGGGCATGCACGGCAAAACAACAACCACGTCGATGATCGCGGCTGTGCTGGCAGGCGGGGGGCTTGATCCCACCGTGGTGGTCGGCGGCCGAGTCAATGCACTCGGCTCGAATGCGCGCCTGGGGAACTCGCAGTATCTTGTCGCGGAGGCGGACGAGAGCGATCGATCCTTTCTCAAGCTATCGCCAATCCTGGCGGTCATCACCAATCTGGATCGCGAGCACATGGATTGCTATCGCGATATGGATGATGTCGAGGCGGCCTTTGTTGAGTTTATGGACAAGGTTCCGTTCTATGGAGCGACGACGGCTTGCGTCGACAATGCGATGCTGCGTGCCGTGCTGCCGCGAATCAAGCGGAAGGTCTACACCTATGGTGAGAGTGCGGATGCCGATTTCCGCCTGCAACTCCTCGCCAAAGAGCCGCACTGCCATGCCACCTTTGAAATGAACTACAAAGGGCTCGTGCTTGGGCCGTTTCATCTCCATGTGCCCGGGCGGCATAACGTGATGAACGCTGCGGCTGCAGTGGCGATTGGCATTCAGCTGGGCGTGCCGCCTGACCAGATCGCTGCCGGACTGGAGACGTTCCGCGGAGTCGATCGCAGATTTCAGCAGAAGGGAATCGTTCGGGGAGTCGCTGTGGTCGACGACTACGGCCATCATCCAACCGAGGTTCTGGCGACCCTGCAGGCCGCTCGGGAGTGCGGGTACAAGCGCGTCCATGTGCTCTTCCAGCCTCACCGGTACACCCGAACGCGGGACCTGATGCCGGAGTTTGCGGCGGCCTTCAAGGATGCTGACACGGTGCAGGTCCTCGATATTTATGCAGCCAGTGAGTCGCCGATTCCCGGGGTCGACGCACCTGCACTGGTAACGGCAATCGCTGCTACCGGCTCGACAAAGGTCGCCTACGCCCCGGGCGTCGGCGATGCGGTGGCGGCGCTTGTAGCTCAGGCACAAGTCGGCGACGTGATCCTGACCCTTGGTGCGGGGAGCGTCTCCCATGCCGGAGGGCTGCTGCTTTCCGAGTTGGGGAAGTCCTGA
- a CDS encoding NAD(P)H-hydrate dehydratase, with protein MKIVTAEEMGAIDRRSAEEFAIPLSDLMAAAGGAVATFCLSQYPDASRISILCGKGNNGGDGFVAAHALAQAGRQMRVLLLGSPGELKGEAASAFAQLQHSTPHAEIIEIPNEAALLIAFEDTDLFIDAVVGTGFKPPLRGLAVTARDLLTKRKTPVVAVDLPSGWDADSTSQNAEGAFRADAVVTFTTSKMAHVFGHLTERTFGPVVVAAIGSPAEAIQSTSGLSWAGSSKAIAEAPRDVNSNKGKFGHILLIGGSYGKAGAPSMSSLAALRTGAGLVTTAVPISIMNTVALITPELMVTPLEEVAGAASLSNLEDTKLEKLLKGIKVLAIGPGLSTDGEASEFARQLVAKTTLPLVIDADALNAFAGRTELLDGNGRTVVLTPHPGEMARLLGKTVKEVESDRINLAREFATKHQVTLILKGWRTMIAHPDGAIAVNTTGNPAMAKGGSGDILTGIVAAMLGQFPTDVARAVEAAVYLHGLAADFAAHAMDEHTVLATDTLAHLTDAFRYRVKDANGFTWLTGLHT; from the coding sequence ATGAAGATAGTCACCGCAGAAGAGATGGGCGCCATCGACCGGCGCTCTGCGGAGGAGTTCGCCATCCCTCTGTCCGACCTTATGGCTGCTGCTGGAGGTGCTGTAGCCACGTTCTGCCTCAGCCAGTATCCAGACGCCTCTCGTATATCGATTCTGTGCGGCAAGGGTAACAACGGGGGCGATGGCTTTGTTGCAGCGCACGCTCTAGCCCAGGCGGGACGCCAGATGCGCGTTCTTCTGCTGGGTAGCCCCGGTGAGCTGAAGGGTGAAGCAGCATCCGCGTTTGCACAGCTTCAGCATTCCACCCCTCATGCAGAGATCATCGAGATCCCCAATGAAGCCGCGTTGCTCATTGCTTTTGAGGACACTGACCTTTTTATCGATGCCGTGGTTGGCACGGGATTCAAGCCTCCACTGCGCGGTCTGGCCGTCACAGCACGAGATCTCTTAACCAAACGGAAGACCCCGGTTGTCGCTGTCGATCTGCCGTCCGGATGGGATGCCGACTCCACCTCACAGAACGCCGAGGGCGCCTTCCGCGCAGACGCCGTGGTGACGTTTACGACGTCGAAGATGGCGCACGTCTTTGGTCACCTTACGGAGCGCACCTTCGGCCCCGTCGTCGTCGCTGCGATCGGTTCTCCTGCAGAAGCAATTCAATCCACCTCTGGCCTTAGCTGGGCCGGAAGCTCGAAGGCAATTGCCGAGGCTCCGCGCGACGTCAATTCGAACAAGGGTAAGTTCGGTCATATCCTGCTGATCGGCGGAAGCTACGGGAAAGCGGGCGCACCTTCGATGTCTTCCTTAGCCGCGCTTCGCACCGGCGCGGGCCTTGTGACGACTGCGGTACCGATCTCGATCATGAACACGGTAGCCCTCATCACTCCCGAACTCATGGTGACTCCGCTTGAGGAGGTTGCAGGTGCGGCTTCTCTCTCCAATCTCGAAGATACGAAGCTCGAGAAATTACTGAAGGGTATCAAGGTTCTGGCAATAGGTCCCGGGCTCTCGACCGATGGCGAGGCCTCTGAATTTGCACGACAGTTGGTCGCTAAGACGACGCTGCCCCTCGTCATTGATGCCGATGCACTCAACGCATTTGCAGGCCGCACCGAGCTACTCGACGGCAACGGCCGAACCGTTGTGCTGACACCTCATCCCGGCGAGATGGCGCGACTGCTCGGCAAGACGGTGAAAGAGGTCGAGTCTGACCGGATCAACCTTGCCCGCGAGTTTGCAACGAAGCACCAGGTGACGTTGATTCTGAAAGGGTGGCGCACCATGATAGCCCACCCTGATGGGGCGATTGCCGTCAACACCACGGGCAATCCGGCGATGGCCAAGGGTGGTAGCGGGGATATCCTCACAGGCATTGTCGCCGCGATGCTTGGCCAGTTCCCCACCGATGTCGCGCGTGCTGTTGAGGCTGCGGTCTACCTCCATGGACTCGCCGCCGACTTTGCCGCGCACGCTATGGACGAGCACACTGTTCTCGCAACCGATACGCTTGCTCATCTAACCGATGCCTTTCGCTATCGAGTTAAAGACGCAAACGGCTTTACGTGGCTGACTGGCCTTCACACATGA
- the tsaE gene encoding tRNA (adenosine(37)-N6)-threonylcarbamoyltransferase complex ATPase subunit type 1 TsaE, translating to MIERRFKTRSVNGTLAIGQNVAELMLPAPKLIVLRGELGAGKTTLVKGIATFLGAAEPEDVTSPTFTLVHSYQGKTIRLYHLDLYRLETERELLTLGIDEMAAEPDALVLVEWGEKFPSIVARADGEIAIEHGDGDERMFFVRVK from the coding sequence ATGATCGAACGCAGATTCAAGACGCGCTCCGTCAACGGCACGCTGGCCATCGGTCAGAATGTCGCCGAGCTTATGCTTCCTGCCCCAAAGCTGATCGTGCTTCGCGGGGAGTTGGGTGCCGGCAAGACCACGCTGGTGAAAGGAATCGCCACTTTCCTTGGTGCGGCCGAGCCAGAGGATGTCACCAGTCCGACGTTTACGCTCGTTCATTCCTATCAGGGCAAAACAATTCGCCTCTATCATCTGGATCTGTATCGTCTCGAAACCGAGCGCGAGCTTCTGACGCTTGGCATCGATGAGATGGCCGCCGAACCTGATGCACTCGTCCTCGTCGAGTGGGGCGAGAAGTTCCCAAGCATCGTCGCCAGAGCCGATGGAGAAATCGCCATCGAACACGGCGACGGTGATGAGCGGATGTTCTTTGTGCGCGTAAAGTAG